One stretch of Bombina bombina isolate aBomBom1 chromosome 7, aBomBom1.pri, whole genome shotgun sequence DNA includes these proteins:
- the LOC128666534 gene encoding protein BTG1 gives MITEIATAAAFVSRLLKTSGAIELSQLQQFCQSLQEAMKDHYKQHWFPEHPSRGSGFRCLRINHKMDPLIGRAAGHIGLGHKRLFHLLPSELTVWVDPYEVSYRIGEDGSICVLYEGPSAVGKSLENHASCKEALRVRRNSHSKNYSIMTVSS, from the exons ATGATCACCGAAATAGCCACCGCTGCTGCCTTTGTCTCCCGTCTCCTCAAAACCAGCGGAGCGATAGAGCTCAGCCAGTTGCAGCAGTTCTGCCAGTCCTTACAGGAGGCTATGAAAG ATCACTACAAACAACACTGGTTCCCAGAACACCCCAGCAGAGGATCAGGTTTTCGCTGCTTGAGAATAAACCACAAAATGGATCCATTAATAGGACGAGCGGCAGGTCACATTGGACTTGGCCACAAAAGACTCTTTCACCTTCTTCCCAGCGAGTTGACCGTTTGGGTTGATCCATATGAGGTTTCTTATCGTATAGGTGAAGATGGATCTATATGTGTGCTATATGAGGGGCCTTCAGCCGTAGGCAAGAGTTTAGAAAACCACGCCAGTTGCAAAGAAGCACTTAGAGTCAGGCGAAATAGCCACTCCAAAAATTACAGCATAATGACCGTTTCTAGCTAA